In Methanosarcina siciliae T4/M, one genomic interval encodes:
- a CDS encoding cyclase family protein: MLPYRRINESVLALGCHTGTHVDSRLHLREGKEGASSLPLENFYGKCRVFDLVHVEEEIHRQDLEGFRIDPGDIVLLKTRNSTLGYVKFLENYVHLKIDAAEYLVSAGVKTLGFDYLRVKKLEGDDEVHELLLNNMTLFEGLNLAGVHEGEYTFLGLPLLVDTEGAPARVILIKE, encoded by the coding sequence ATGCTTCCTTACCGAAGGATAAATGAGTCGGTCCTGGCTCTGGGATGTCACACAGGCACGCACGTTGACTCAAGGCTACATCTTCGAGAGGGAAAAGAAGGAGCTTCATCCCTTCCTCTTGAAAACTTTTATGGAAAATGCAGGGTTTTTGACCTTGTCCATGTGGAAGAAGAGATCCACAGGCAGGACCTTGAAGGATTCAGGATCGATCCCGGAGACATAGTGCTTCTCAAGACAAGAAACTCTACCCTTGGATACGTAAAATTCCTTGAGAACTACGTACACCTGAAAATAGACGCAGCCGAATACCTTGTCAGTGCGGGAGTCAAAACCCTGGGATTCGATTACCTCAGAGTCAAAAAGCTTGAAGGGGACGACGAGGTTCATGAACTGCTTCTCAATAACATGACCCTGTTTGAAGGTCTCAACCTTGCGGGAGTGCACGAAGGAGAGTATACATTCCTGGGCTTGCCTCTTCTTGTAGATACGGAGGGAGCTCCGGCAAGAGTCATATTGATCAAAGAATAA
- a CDS encoding flavodoxin family protein, with amino-acid sequence MQETETKPIKILGISGSPRNMATDFLVREALMIAREKYGAEIDYFSAKGKKLNFCIHCDFCIRKKEGCIHKDDISAELYDKMIWADAWIIGTPVYQGTLSAQTKTIMDRCRAVVAKDPKVFLNKVGMGIADGGDRMGGQEPAIQTILNFYVINEMIPVGGGSFGANLGGTFWSQDRGAEGVSEDSEGMRSLRKTLKKLIQTTRLVKKAGSRAEPEAQEPEMSKGEKDKQ; translated from the coding sequence ATGCAAGAAACTGAAACCAAACCGATAAAAATTCTGGGAATATCGGGAAGTCCCAGAAATATGGCGACTGATTTTCTGGTCCGGGAAGCTTTGATGATAGCAAGGGAAAAGTACGGGGCAGAAATCGATTATTTCTCTGCCAAAGGGAAAAAGTTAAACTTCTGTATCCACTGTGATTTCTGTATAAGGAAAAAAGAAGGTTGTATTCACAAAGATGACATTTCGGCTGAACTGTACGACAAAATGATCTGGGCCGATGCCTGGATTATAGGAACCCCAGTTTATCAGGGAACTTTAAGTGCCCAGACTAAAACGATTATGGACCGCTGCAGGGCAGTTGTTGCAAAAGATCCGAAGGTCTTTTTGAACAAGGTAGGGATGGGGATCGCAGATGGAGGAGACCGGATGGGAGGACAGGAACCGGCTATCCAGACCATTCTGAACTTTTACGTGATCAATGAAATGATCCCTGTAGGAGGAGGCTCTTTCGGAGCAAATCTGGGCGGGACTTTCTGGTCGCAGGACAGGGGAGCAGAAGGGGTTTCCGAGGACTCGGAAGGTATGAGGAGCCTTAGAAAAACCCTGAAAAAACTTATTCAGACAACCCGACTTGTAAAAAAAGCCGGTTCCAGAGCGGAGCCGGAAGCTCAAGAGCCGGAAATGTCGAAAGGAGAAAAAGATAAACAGTGA
- the hacB gene encoding homoaconitase small subunit, with protein sequence MKNPIIGRVWKFGDDIDTDVIIPGKYLRTKDMQIFAAHAMEGIDPEFTKKAKSGDIIVAGENFGCGSSREQAPLAIKHAGIACVVAKSFARIFFRNAINVGLPLMEADIECQEGDEIEVDLLKGEVRVPGKGVFIGNKLPDFLLDMLTDGGLVAHRKKMQIEQKAQ encoded by the coding sequence ATGAAAAACCCTATCATAGGCCGAGTATGGAAATTCGGAGACGACATAGACACTGATGTGATTATCCCTGGAAAGTACCTGCGGACAAAGGATATGCAGATTTTTGCAGCTCATGCGATGGAGGGTATTGATCCTGAGTTTACAAAAAAGGCAAAGTCCGGAGATATTATTGTTGCAGGGGAGAATTTCGGGTGCGGTTCCTCAAGGGAACAGGCTCCTCTTGCTATAAAGCATGCAGGAATAGCCTGTGTTGTGGCAAAGTCCTTCGCAAGAATCTTTTTCAGAAATGCGATTAATGTGGGGCTGCCCCTGATGGAGGCTGATATTGAGTGCCAGGAAGGGGACGAGATAGAAGTTGACCTGCTCAAAGGGGAGGTCAGAGTTCCCGGAAAAGGGGTGTTCATTGGAAATAAACTGCCCGACTTCCTGCTCGATATGCTCACGGATGGCGGACTTGTTGCCCACAGGAAAAAAATGCAAATCGAACAGAAGGCACAATAA
- a CDS encoding isocitrate/isopropylmalate dehydrogenase family protein, producing the protein MKLAVIEGDGIGREVIPAAVEVLDAFGLELEKVPLELGYARWERTGSAISKEDIEIIKGCDAVLFGAVTTVPDPSYKSVLLTIRKELDLYANVRPVKPLPGIMGVTGRNDFDFIIVRENTEGLYSGIEEIGPEISWTKRVVTRKGSERIAEYACKLSSQRKNKLTIVHKSNVLKSDKLFLDVCRQVASSHGVEYGDMLVDSMAYSLMMRPDKYDVVVATNLFGDILSDMCAALVGSLGLAPSANIGEKYAFFEPVHGSAPDIAGKGIANPLAAILCVKMLLEWNDRRKEAALIDRAISNVLENKFITPDLGGTSTTAEVGREVAKYIVQNL; encoded by the coding sequence ATGAAACTCGCGGTAATCGAAGGTGATGGGATCGGCAGGGAAGTAATTCCTGCGGCTGTGGAAGTCCTGGACGCGTTCGGGCTTGAGCTTGAGAAAGTTCCTCTGGAACTGGGTTATGCGAGATGGGAACGAACAGGGAGTGCGATCTCGAAAGAAGATATAGAAATAATTAAAGGGTGTGACGCTGTCCTTTTCGGGGCGGTTACCACAGTGCCTGACCCGAGTTACAAAAGTGTGCTTCTCACTATCCGAAAGGAACTTGACCTCTATGCCAATGTGAGGCCCGTAAAACCTCTTCCAGGCATAATGGGCGTTACAGGGAGAAATGATTTCGATTTTATTATTGTCAGGGAAAATACGGAAGGGCTGTACTCCGGGATTGAGGAAATAGGCCCTGAAATTTCCTGGACAAAAAGAGTAGTTACCCGTAAAGGCTCTGAGAGGATTGCAGAGTACGCCTGCAAGCTTTCAAGCCAGAGAAAGAACAAGCTTACCATTGTCCACAAATCCAACGTCCTGAAGTCCGATAAGCTCTTTCTTGATGTCTGCCGACAGGTTGCCAGCTCCCATGGGGTGGAATACGGCGACATGCTGGTCGATTCTATGGCTTATAGTCTTATGATGCGCCCCGATAAGTACGATGTTGTGGTCGCCACGAACCTCTTTGGAGACATTCTGAGCGACATGTGTGCAGCCCTTGTGGGAAGCCTGGGGCTTGCCCCGAGTGCCAACATAGGGGAGAAATATGCCTTTTTCGAGCCCGTACACGGGAGCGCCCCGGACATCGCAGGAAAAGGTATTGCAAACCCACTTGCTGCAATCCTCTGTGTGAAAATGCTGCTTGAATGGAATGACAGGAGAAAAGAAGCTGCTCTTATTGACAGGGCCATCAGCAACGTTCTGGAAAATAAGTTCATTACTCCTGATCTCGGGGGCACCAGCACCACCGCAGAAGTCGGACGCGAGGTTGCAAAGTATATAGTACAGAATCTTTAA
- a CDS encoding ferritin-like domain-containing protein, translating into MKSAYHETIEEVKNLKGIEEAIALAIEREKEAKDFYLQQAGLMENPKFKELYEELAAEEAKHLGYLENYRDKKELPEISTEISSGQSFSPEFDISRTKVGEITFGDAGILLAAMRHERKSEDFYSEMAKRVEDETQKKFFEMLSRYERGHYEMIDSYLEYITQFRMQT; encoded by the coding sequence ATGAAAAGCGCGTATCATGAAACAATTGAAGAAGTAAAAAATCTTAAAGGAATTGAAGAAGCCATAGCTCTTGCAATTGAGAGGGAAAAGGAAGCAAAGGACTTCTATCTGCAGCAGGCTGGCTTGATGGAAAACCCAAAATTCAAGGAGCTTTATGAGGAACTGGCAGCTGAGGAAGCAAAGCACCTCGGCTACCTTGAGAATTACCGCGACAAAAAAGAACTGCCGGAAATCAGCACGGAAATTTCCAGTGGACAGTCCTTCAGCCCTGAATTCGATATCAGTCGAACAAAAGTAGGAGAGATCACTTTCGGAGATGCAGGCATTCTTCTGGCAGCTATGAGGCATGAGAGGAAGAGTGAGGACTTTTATTCGGAAATGGCAAAAAGAGTCGAAGACGAAACCCAGAAAAAATTCTTTGAAATGCTGTCAAGGTACGAAAGGGGCCACTACGAAATGATTGACAGCTACCTTGAATATATCACTCAGTTCCGGATGCAGACCTGA
- the afpA gene encoding archaeoflavoprotein AfpA, whose translation MVEPLGKKIKRIAWGITGSGDQMIETYSILVDIKNRTGVETMVFLSKEGETVMKWYHLWDKIQKDFPNFKVDAGPNSPFIAGPLQMGYYDFLLIAPATANTVAKIVYGIADTLVTNAVSQTAKGKTPIFILPVDQKRGTVKTAAPSGRAFELSMREVDVTNSEKLGQMENINVLASPYDIYDIFGLEKPSEDITLKVKEKKKSKTKK comes from the coding sequence TTGGTAGAACCGCTAGGCAAGAAAATTAAACGTATAGCATGGGGAATTACGGGTTCCGGAGACCAGATGATTGAAACCTATAGCATTCTGGTGGACATTAAGAACCGAACAGGCGTTGAAACAATGGTTTTCCTGTCCAAGGAGGGCGAAACCGTAATGAAATGGTATCACCTATGGGACAAAATCCAGAAAGATTTCCCTAACTTCAAAGTAGATGCAGGTCCTAATTCCCCATTCATTGCAGGCCCATTGCAGATGGGGTATTATGATTTCCTGCTTATAGCTCCGGCAACTGCCAATACGGTGGCAAAGATCGTGTACGGAATTGCAGATACCCTTGTTACGAATGCGGTTTCCCAGACTGCAAAAGGAAAAACGCCTATCTTCATCCTGCCGGTAGACCAGAAAAGGGGAACTGTTAAAACTGCTGCACCCAGCGGTAGAGCATTTGAGCTAAGTATGCGCGAAGTAGATGTTACAAATTCGGAAAAACTCGGGCAGATGGAAAACATAAACGTACTCGCCAGTCCCTATGACATTTATGATATATTTGGACTTGAAAAGCCTTCTGAAGATATAACCTTAAAAGTGAAAGAGAAAAAGAAATCCAAAACTAAGAAGTAA
- a CDS encoding FprA family A-type flavoprotein: MEIEKTDGAVEIARGVYWVGAIDWNGRDFHGFTTPGGTTYNSYLVVGEKTALIDTVKAPFAGEMLRRITQIIDPSKLDYIVVNHMELDHAGSLAELKKQTDAKIFITKRGVDILNGYFRGSGSENWDLEVVQTGDELDLGGKTLMFLEATMLHWPDSMETFLKEDRILFSNDGFGQHIATSKRYDFEVGDVIPDAAEYYANILMPFHMPLLRFMGVLDKLGVDPLQIAPSHGIIWKQDLEKILEAYKAWANGEVKEKVLVIYDTMWNSTEIMANEIAEAVRAAEVEVKLLNLRKNTRNHIMKEMLDAAAFAVGSPTLNNGLFPTVGDFLVYLKGLRPQKKKAVAFGSYGWGGGAVKTVEKELKDAGIEVLEPGLQVRYRPYEKELERCRILGEQLAVVAKGE, translated from the coding sequence ATGGAAATAGAAAAAACTGACGGAGCCGTCGAAATTGCCAGGGGAGTTTACTGGGTAGGGGCAATCGACTGGAACGGCAGGGATTTTCACGGGTTCACCACACCTGGTGGGACGACCTACAACTCCTACCTTGTTGTGGGGGAAAAAACTGCCCTTATCGATACCGTAAAGGCTCCCTTTGCAGGGGAGATGCTCAGGCGTATTACCCAGATAATCGATCCTTCAAAGCTCGATTATATTGTAGTAAACCATATGGAACTTGACCATGCAGGTTCTCTGGCCGAGCTCAAAAAACAAACCGATGCAAAAATTTTCATAACAAAACGGGGCGTTGACATCCTTAACGGTTATTTCAGAGGCTCGGGGAGTGAAAACTGGGACCTTGAGGTTGTGCAGACCGGAGATGAACTGGACCTTGGAGGCAAAACCCTCATGTTCCTTGAAGCTACCATGCTTCATTGGCCTGACAGTATGGAAACCTTCCTGAAAGAAGACAGGATCCTCTTCTCAAACGATGGTTTCGGGCAACATATAGCTACCTCAAAGAGGTACGATTTCGAAGTAGGGGATGTTATCCCGGATGCTGCCGAGTATTATGCAAACATACTGATGCCGTTTCACATGCCTCTGCTTCGTTTTATGGGGGTACTGGACAAACTGGGAGTGGACCCTCTGCAGATCGCCCCTTCCCACGGGATCATCTGGAAACAGGACCTCGAAAAAATCCTTGAGGCATATAAGGCATGGGCAAATGGGGAAGTGAAGGAAAAGGTGCTTGTCATATACGATACTATGTGGAACAGCACGGAAATAATGGCAAATGAGATTGCAGAAGCGGTCCGGGCAGCGGAAGTTGAGGTCAAACTCCTTAACCTTCGGAAAAACACCCGGAACCATATAATGAAAGAGATGCTCGATGCAGCTGCTTTTGCAGTGGGCTCCCCAACCCTTAATAACGGGCTTTTCCCAACAGTAGGAGACTTCCTGGTCTATCTCAAAGGCCTTCGTCCCCAGAAGAAAAAAGCTGTGGCTTTCGGATCATACGGCTGGGGCGGAGGGGCAGTAAAAACAGTAGAAAAGGAATTAAAAGATGCAGGAATCGAAGTGCTGGAACCCGGACTTCAGGTTCGGTACAGACCATATGAAAAAGAGCTGGAAAGATGCAGAATACTCGGGGAGCAACTTGCAGTTGTTGCAAAAGGAGAGTAA
- a CDS encoding manganese efflux pump MntP produces the protein MSFLTNFLLGLGLSMDAFAVSMSSGTTIRPFRVNDALKLAVFFGSFQALMPVLGWIGGSTVSGFVSDYAPFIAFLLLAFIGGKMIYEALYGDPDGKVSSLNYSVLFLLAVATSIDALAVGISFAFLGTPILEPVVIIGCVTFVMSFCGAILGYRLGHFFEHEVEILGGLILIGLGGKILAEHMLWI, from the coding sequence ATGTCTTTTTTAACCAATTTCCTTTTAGGACTCGGGCTTTCAATGGATGCTTTTGCAGTTTCCATGTCAAGCGGCACCACAATCAGGCCTTTTAGAGTCAACGATGCTCTTAAGCTGGCTGTTTTTTTCGGGAGCTTCCAGGCGCTAATGCCGGTCCTGGGTTGGATTGGAGGAAGTACCGTAAGCGGTTTTGTTTCGGACTATGCTCCTTTTATTGCATTTTTGCTTCTGGCTTTTATTGGGGGCAAAATGATCTATGAAGCTCTTTACGGAGACCCTGACGGAAAAGTAAGTTCCCTTAACTATTCCGTGCTTTTCCTGTTAGCCGTTGCAACCAGCATAGATGCCCTTGCAGTGGGCATAAGTTTTGCTTTTCTGGGAACGCCTATTCTTGAGCCTGTAGTTATTATAGGCTGTGTAACTTTTGTCATGTCTTTTTGCGGGGCAATTCTGGGATACCGGCTGGGGCATTTCTTTGAACATGAGGTCGAAATTCTTGGCGGGCTCATTCTGATCGGACTCGGCGGGAAAATCCTTGCCGAACACATGCTCTGGATCTGA
- a CDS encoding DUF7714 family protein, with product MIFPDEYKYVGVTKGLPTGTEQLIYFLTEYLIEERENPETGNPEYAVYHVKKSGDGFLRKVEALGLIASGDEVVRYDRELNIKDRALLIETAAKLCIGRVNTVIFTGVDRHVTIVHDPDPSGILEIEILDVAPPEPAWLLQVVRRLEASGIFGDLQVRFTEKIIDLRQFEGENTVFPCSASGLEGKCLDSDFLTEHGHLLVGCEISKTLFEIRFPELEYSFVNICPFKSEIVVPSKPFITRCCRSEKSGLVNISGFEGAVVHWGASEYQVAEAVRRLVNRLRKTD from the coding sequence ATGATTTTTCCTGATGAGTACAAGTATGTGGGGGTAACAAAAGGCCTTCCCACAGGCACCGAGCAGCTAATTTATTTCCTTACGGAGTACCTGATCGAAGAAAGGGAAAATCCCGAAACCGGAAATCCTGAGTATGCAGTTTACCACGTGAAAAAAAGTGGAGACGGTTTTCTCAGGAAGGTTGAAGCCCTTGGGCTGATTGCCTCAGGCGATGAGGTGGTCAGGTATGACCGGGAATTAAATATAAAAGACCGTGCCCTTCTGATAGAGACTGCTGCAAAGCTCTGCATAGGTAGGGTAAACACTGTCATCTTTACAGGTGTGGACAGACATGTTACAATTGTACATGACCCTGATCCGTCCGGAATCCTCGAAATCGAAATTCTTGACGTTGCTCCCCCTGAGCCTGCCTGGCTTTTGCAGGTTGTAAGGAGGCTTGAAGCCAGCGGGATTTTTGGTGACCTGCAGGTCCGGTTTACTGAAAAGATAATTGACCTCAGGCAATTCGAAGGAGAAAACACAGTTTTCCCCTGCAGTGCATCGGGCCTTGAGGGAAAATGCCTTGACTCGGATTTTCTTACCGAACATGGACACCTGCTTGTAGGGTGCGAGATTTCAAAAACTCTTTTTGAGATACGTTTTCCGGAACTTGAGTATTCTTTCGTAAATATCTGCCCTTTTAAGTCCGAAATAGTCGTACCCTCAAAACCCTTTATTACGCGCTGCTGCAGGTCCGAAAAGTCAGGGCTTGTCAATATTTCCGGGTTTGAAGGGGCTGTCGTCCACTGGGGGGCATCCGAATACCAGGTTGCAGAAGCGGTCCGAAGACTTGTAAACAGGCTGAGGAAAACCGATTGA
- the budA gene encoding acetolactate decarboxylase, whose translation MNKKILLIFLILLSITLVSGCGSSADNFSGNSSTTDVNPESVEDSGSGVGNGDIDILYQISTIDALLQGVYDGILPVAALETHGDFGIGTFDGLEGEMLALDGNYYQIKTDGIAYPVSGEMTTPFATVTFFEADENFRLEEPANLTELEAFLDLKLPSENLFYAVRVDGNFSYIKARSVPRQEKPYPKLADAVSTQSVFEFENISGTLVGFRTPEYVKGVNVPGYHLHFITEDRRAGGHVLDLEMENGEASLDITSAFFMELPTSGDFYNVELGQDLQADMEKVEK comes from the coding sequence ATGAATAAAAAAATTCTTTTGATCTTTTTGATTCTTTTGTCAATCACTTTAGTTTCCGGTTGCGGCAGCTCTGCCGACAACTTTTCCGGAAATTCCAGCACCACCGATGTCAATCCAGAGAGCGTTGAGGACTCAGGTTCAGGTGTTGGCAACGGTGATATTGACATTCTCTATCAGATCTCAACAATCGATGCTCTGCTGCAGGGTGTTTATGACGGAATTCTTCCGGTTGCTGCACTTGAAACCCACGGAGACTTTGGGATAGGAACCTTTGACGGGCTCGAAGGGGAAATGCTTGCCCTTGATGGAAATTACTATCAGATAAAAACCGATGGAATTGCCTATCCCGTATCCGGGGAAATGACAACTCCTTTTGCCACAGTCACCTTCTTTGAGGCTGATGAAAATTTCCGGCTTGAGGAGCCTGCAAACCTCACTGAGCTCGAAGCCTTTCTTGACCTTAAGCTACCTTCGGAAAACCTTTTTTACGCGGTAAGGGTCGATGGCAATTTCTCTTACATAAAAGCAAGAAGTGTGCCCAGACAGGAAAAACCCTATCCCAAACTTGCGGATGCCGTATCCACCCAATCAGTCTTCGAATTTGAAAACATAAGCGGCACACTGGTAGGTTTCAGAACCCCTGAATATGTGAAAGGCGTGAACGTGCCGGGGTATCACCTTCACTTCATTACAGAGGACAGAAGAGCTGGCGGACATGTTCTGGATCTCGAGATGGAAAACGGAGAGGCTTCCCTTGACATTACCAGTGCGTTCTTCATGGAGCTCCCCACAAGCGGAGATTTTTATAACGTGGAACTGGGTCAGGACCTCCAGGCTGATATGGAAAAAGTTGAAAAGTGA
- a CDS encoding multiheme c-type cytochrome, with the protein MKSTGLLISIFLFTGIWTSSALADPSGPGDFTSSRFSKSGLCSNCHGSSFGEWDGSMHSNADSDFFYQAMLQEYGVAAEAQGLPPEFCSRCHTPIGMVSAEIPPLDGSNLSEVAKEGVQCDFCHSIAESEGIGNAPYVLEPGDVKWGSRKDSESPSHEIEAHEFYNESAYCGMCHNIYHPANNLTLAATYTEWEESPYAEEGVNCQACHMTPGIVGFEENPGKAASTGPERTHVYTHYFVGANAFVTGIMGEGRHEKKAIEYLQHAASLEVTAPDSAEPGENVEVAVKIKNTGAGHKIPTGVTEDREMWLELTALDAEGKEIYHSGGLDSEGNIDPEATVYHTVFADSEGNPTVKVWEAESIISDNRIGPRSSVIEKHSFSMPQNAPNPISVKAILHYRSASQEHIDELFGEGVYSVPVIDMAAYPEEEKASTPGFGTTGTLIALTLGSFYKRRRKRPTYISGI; encoded by the coding sequence GTGAAAAGCACGGGACTTTTGATTAGCATTTTTTTGTTTACAGGAATCTGGACATCCTCTGCCCTGGCAGACCCGAGCGGGCCCGGGGACTTTACCTCGAGCCGGTTTTCTAAGTCCGGTCTCTGCTCGAACTGCCATGGGAGCAGTTTCGGGGAATGGGACGGCTCGATGCATTCGAATGCGGACAGCGACTTCTTTTACCAGGCAATGCTTCAGGAATACGGTGTAGCTGCAGAAGCCCAGGGGCTTCCTCCGGAGTTTTGTTCTCGCTGCCATACGCCCATAGGAATGGTTTCGGCTGAAATCCCCCCCCTCGACGGCTCTAACCTCAGCGAGGTTGCAAAAGAAGGGGTCCAGTGTGATTTCTGCCACTCTATTGCCGAAAGCGAGGGGATAGGAAACGCCCCTTATGTCCTTGAGCCCGGAGATGTAAAATGGGGAAGCAGGAAGGATTCTGAATCCCCTTCCCATGAGATAGAAGCACATGAGTTCTATAATGAGTCAGCATACTGCGGCATGTGCCATAATATCTACCACCCGGCAAATAATCTGACTCTTGCTGCCACCTATACCGAATGGGAAGAAAGCCCATATGCCGAAGAAGGAGTGAACTGTCAGGCCTGCCATATGACCCCGGGAATTGTCGGTTTCGAAGAAAACCCCGGAAAAGCTGCCTCAACAGGTCCGGAAAGGACACATGTGTATACCCATTACTTTGTGGGTGCAAACGCTTTCGTAACAGGCATTATGGGTGAGGGGAGGCACGAAAAGAAGGCTATCGAATACCTTCAGCACGCGGCATCCCTTGAGGTAACAGCTCCCGATTCGGCAGAACCTGGAGAGAATGTTGAGGTTGCGGTAAAGATAAAAAACACGGGAGCAGGGCACAAAATCCCTACCGGCGTTACCGAAGACAGAGAGATGTGGCTTGAACTTACTGCACTGGACGCTGAAGGAAAGGAAATTTACCACTCGGGGGGTCTTGACAGTGAAGGCAACATTGACCCCGAAGCAACGGTCTATCACACGGTTTTTGCCGACTCCGAGGGAAATCCCACAGTGAAAGTATGGGAAGCAGAAAGTATCATTTCCGATAACAGGATAGGTCCTAGATCCTCCGTAATTGAGAAACATTCCTTTTCAATGCCTCAAAACGCTCCCAATCCCATCAGTGTAAAGGCAATCCTTCACTACCGGTCAGCCTCTCAGGAACATATAGATGAGCTTTTCGGAGAAGGAGTCTATTCGGTGCCTGTAATTGATATGGCAGCTTATCCGGAGGAAGAAAAAGCCTCAACTCCCGGCTTTGGGACCACAGGAACGCTTATTGCCCTCACTCTGGGAAGCTTTTACAAAAGGCGCAGAAAAAGACCAACGTATATATCAGGTATATGA